The Desulfuromonas versatilis genome has a segment encoding these proteins:
- the wecC gene encoding UDP-N-acetyl-D-mannosamine dehydrogenase: MKPAAKKIVVMGLGYIGLPTASVLATKGYQVLGVDIKRNAVDTINEGKIHIVEPDLDLLVKSAVNSGNLRASLEPEEADVFILAVPTPFKKQDGEDTRVPDISYVEAATRKICPVLKGGDLVILESTSPVGTTKRIAEIIKELRPELFDSPLPPPHDSPVHVAHCPERVLPGHILRELVDNDRVIGGIDITSAEKARDLYKTFCNGQIFLTTSCTAEMTKLVENSYRDVNIAFANELSLICDKLGVNVWELIELANKHPRVNILRPGPGVGGHCIAVDPWFIVDAAPDQARIIRVARQVNDTKPHWVIARVKAKAARFRDPVIGCLGLAFKANIDDLRESPALEITRALIADKVGRVMACEPNSNGEFTEFPLYDLGRVIAESDILVVLVDHDEFKMIDREGLKEKVVIDTRGIWR, from the coding sequence ATGAAACCAGCAGCAAAAAAAATCGTCGTTATGGGCTTAGGGTATATCGGTTTGCCAACAGCCTCGGTTCTGGCAACCAAGGGCTACCAGGTTCTTGGCGTCGACATAAAAAGAAACGCTGTCGACACAATCAATGAGGGGAAGATTCACATCGTCGAACCAGACCTCGACCTACTGGTCAAATCTGCGGTAAACAGCGGTAATCTCAGGGCATCGCTTGAGCCCGAGGAGGCTGACGTCTTCATCCTCGCTGTCCCCACCCCCTTCAAGAAGCAGGATGGCGAAGACACCAGGGTCCCGGATATCAGTTACGTCGAGGCCGCCACCCGGAAAATTTGTCCCGTTCTAAAAGGGGGGGACCTGGTTATCCTCGAGTCCACCTCGCCTGTTGGAACTACGAAACGGATCGCGGAAATTATCAAGGAGCTTCGCCCTGAATTGTTCGACTCCCCCCTGCCCCCCCCACACGACTCGCCAGTTCATGTGGCCCACTGCCCGGAACGCGTCCTACCTGGCCACATCCTTCGCGAACTGGTGGATAACGACCGGGTCATTGGGGGGATCGACATAACCTCAGCTGAAAAAGCTCGAGATCTCTACAAAACCTTCTGCAATGGGCAGATATTCCTGACTACCAGTTGCACAGCTGAAATGACCAAGTTGGTGGAAAACTCCTACCGCGATGTCAATATCGCCTTCGCCAATGAGCTTTCCCTTATCTGCGACAAGCTGGGGGTAAATGTCTGGGAGCTTATCGAGCTCGCCAACAAGCACCCAAGGGTGAATATCCTGAGACCGGGACCTGGAGTTGGAGGGCACTGCATTGCCGTCGATCCCTGGTTCATTGTCGACGCCGCCCCTGACCAGGCCAGAATCATCCGTGTCGCCAGGCAAGTGAACGACACCAAGCCGCACTGGGTGATCGCGCGGGTCAAGGCCAAAGCGGCACGGTTTCGGGACCCGGTCATCGGTTGCCTTGGACTGGCTTTCAAAGCTAATATAGACGATCTCCGCGAGTCTCCCGCATTGGAAATCACCCGAGCCTTGATCGCCGACAAGGTGGGCCGGGTGATGGCTTGCGAGCCCAACAGCAACGGAGAGTTCACTGAATTTCCCCTTTACGACCTTGGCCGGGTGATTGCCGAATCGGATATTCTTGTGGTCCTTGTGGACCATGACGAGTTCAAAATGATTGATCGGGAGGGGCTAAAGGAAAAGGTTGTGATTGACACCCGAGGAATCTGGAGATAA
- the wecB gene encoding non-hydrolyzing UDP-N-acetylglucosamine 2-epimerase: MRKKILSVFGTRPEAIKMAPIVKALAANSDCFQSRVCVTAQHRQMLDQVLNLFEIRPEYDLDIMKPGQSLTEITCRVLQGLTPVLEDFKPDVVLVHGDTTTTMAGSLAAFYRKIPVGHVEAGLRTGNIYSPWPEEMNRRLAGAITRYHFAPTARARQNLLDEGVASQSIMVTGNTVIDALLDAVRMVQSNNYLQRQMDERFAFLDSTKRMVLVTGHRRENFGEGFEQICSALKEIAKKHDDVEILYPVHMNPQVQGPVKRILGKVPRVHLIEPQGYLPFVYLMNRSHLIITDSGGVQEEAPSLGKPVLVMRETTERPEAVSAGTVKLVGTTAERIRTEASLLLGDIHAYQAMSLAHNPYGDGKAAARIVNALKQA, from the coding sequence TTGAGAAAAAAAATCCTTTCCGTATTCGGCACCCGCCCGGAAGCCATAAAGATGGCTCCAATCGTCAAGGCCCTGGCAGCGAATTCCGATTGTTTCCAAAGCAGAGTATGTGTTACTGCCCAACATCGGCAGATGCTCGACCAGGTGCTCAACCTGTTCGAGATTCGTCCCGAGTACGACCTGGATATCATGAAACCCGGGCAAAGTCTCACCGAGATCACTTGCCGTGTCCTGCAGGGACTTACGCCAGTCCTCGAGGACTTCAAGCCTGATGTCGTGCTGGTCCATGGGGACACCACCACAACCATGGCAGGGAGTTTGGCAGCGTTTTACCGAAAAATACCTGTCGGCCATGTCGAGGCGGGCCTGCGCACGGGAAATATCTATTCCCCTTGGCCCGAAGAAATGAACCGGCGCCTGGCCGGCGCAATTACCAGATACCATTTTGCCCCAACTGCGCGTGCCCGCCAGAACCTCCTGGACGAAGGGGTCGCCAGTCAGTCCATCATGGTCACCGGCAACACGGTGATCGACGCCCTGCTCGACGCTGTCCGAATGGTGCAAAGCAACAACTACCTGCAGCGACAAATGGATGAGCGTTTTGCATTTCTCGATTCAACCAAACGCATGGTACTGGTCACCGGCCACCGCAGGGAAAACTTCGGTGAAGGTTTCGAGCAGATCTGCAGTGCTCTCAAAGAGATCGCGAAAAAGCACGATGACGTGGAGATCCTTTACCCGGTTCACATGAACCCCCAGGTTCAGGGGCCAGTAAAACGCATTCTGGGTAAGGTTCCCAGGGTTCACCTGATTGAACCTCAGGGATATCTGCCGTTTGTCTACCTGATGAATCGATCCCACCTGATCATCACCGATTCCGGCGGTGTCCAGGAGGAGGCTCCCTCCCTGGGCAAACCGGTGCTCGTAATGCGCGAGACAACTGAACGACCGGAGGCCGTCTCAGCGGGAACAGTGAAACTGGTGGGCACGACGGCTGAAAGAATCCGTACAGAAGCATCCTTGCTTCTGGGAGACATCCACGCATACCAGGCCATGTCGCTAGCCCACAACCCCTATGGCGATGGAAAGGCGGCGGCTCGCATAGTCAATGCACTTAAACAAGCTTAG
- a CDS encoding phage tail protein, which yields MHLKTVWKKSHALFWSILLLLLLTGTGPAFAALKDFGPINPDNGYPVWYRDFSSNVSAAEINFFQGLPLQLCDSKALSPSPAGGFMCNLLPEDSDPAAGVPGFVPENPTVFPADPFADPPVGNFPGESFWWSADALFTSGGIDASLTLGLEAAFAGTPLVNGTQISFGRVRIRIDTPIAGDYRVTHPYGVQVFRNVPAGTRTINFTDDIGIGGQGDFSGALASAIGPFLRWDTEFPVVVGLPPNEEYFVGDPNVEHTVTGSPFGTNFFRVERIDPGNNDAVLQAEQTDLFSITGKIYTTPISSALKVERASYSRDNTQALIAVFASASVDSNVPGTPSSLEVSGANLPTTTMTTDGAGNFFSHLLTPPNSLPGTLFVTNTSDNPPTVVEVSLVDEVAITEASYDPTTEALTVKATSSDQLVLPMLTTSFGDLTGGQASFTNVLAPPAKVTVSSSAGGDDSEMVTVSIIPPEILAVVSPNGNETLTGGDVFQVQWSSHAGATRYLVRYSINGGASWLPIANVEGTSFDWTVPSADSANCLIRVTAYDAGGAWLANDVSDNPFTIAPGTPPSVLAVVSPNGNEALTSGATHLIQWSAPAGAASYLLRYSVNGGANWLPIVSTTGTSYLWTVPAANSSNCLLRITAYDAGGSWLANDVSNAPFGITP from the coding sequence ATGCACTTGAAGACAGTCTGGAAAAAAAGTCATGCGTTATTTTGGTCAATCCTGCTGCTCCTGCTCCTGACCGGGACAGGCCCGGCCTTCGCGGCCTTGAAGGATTTCGGGCCCATTAACCCTGACAACGGCTATCCGGTCTGGTACCGGGATTTCAGCAGCAACGTCTCGGCCGCGGAGATAAACTTCTTCCAGGGGCTGCCGTTACAGCTGTGTGACTCCAAGGCTCTCTCCCCCTCGCCTGCCGGCGGCTTCATGTGCAACCTGCTTCCGGAAGACAGCGATCCGGCTGCCGGGGTCCCCGGTTTTGTCCCCGAAAACCCCACAGTATTCCCCGCAGACCCCTTCGCGGACCCACCAGTTGGCAACTTCCCCGGTGAATCCTTCTGGTGGTCTGCGGATGCCCTTTTCACCAGCGGCGGCATCGATGCCTCGCTTACCCTCGGGCTCGAAGCGGCCTTTGCCGGCACCCCGCTGGTCAACGGAACCCAGATCAGCTTCGGCCGGGTAAGGATTCGCATCGACACCCCCATTGCCGGGGATTATCGGGTAACCCATCCCTACGGCGTGCAGGTCTTCCGAAATGTCCCTGCAGGCACCAGGACCATTAACTTTACCGATGATATTGGCATCGGTGGCCAGGGCGATTTCAGCGGGGCCTTGGCCAGCGCCATCGGTCCGTTCCTGAGGTGGGACACCGAGTTCCCGGTGGTCGTGGGCCTGCCGCCCAACGAAGAATACTTCGTTGGCGATCCCAACGTCGAACATACCGTCACCGGCAGCCCTTTCGGAACCAACTTCTTCAGGGTCGAGCGCATCGACCCCGGCAATAACGATGCGGTCCTGCAGGCGGAGCAGACCGACCTGTTCAGCATCACGGGCAAGATTTACACCACCCCCATTTCCTCAGCATTGAAGGTGGAACGCGCCAGCTACTCGCGCGACAATACCCAGGCCCTGATTGCCGTATTCGCCTCGGCCAGCGTGGATTCTAATGTCCCCGGAACCCCCTCTTCCCTGGAAGTCTCGGGCGCCAATCTGCCCACCACGACCATGACGACCGACGGGGCAGGAAACTTTTTTTCCCACCTGCTTACCCCACCCAACTCACTGCCCGGCACGCTTTTCGTCACCAACACCTCCGACAATCCGCCAACCGTTGTAGAGGTATCCCTTGTCGACGAAGTGGCCATTACCGAGGCCAGCTACGACCCCACCACCGAAGCCCTTACCGTTAAAGCGACATCGAGCGACCAGCTTGTCCTTCCTATGCTTACCACAAGCTTTGGAGATCTTACCGGAGGCCAAGCTTCATTTACCAACGTGCTCGCCCCCCCGGCCAAGGTCACAGTAAGTTCTTCGGCTGGTGGGGACGATTCGGAGATGGTGACGGTCAGCATTATCCCCCCCGAAATATTGGCCGTTGTCAGCCCGAATGGGAATGAAACCTTAACTGGAGGGGATGTGTTCCAGGTACAATGGTCTTCCCATGCTGGAGCCACCCGATATCTGGTGCGTTACTCAATCAACGGCGGGGCGAGTTGGCTTCCGATAGCAAACGTTGAAGGGACCAGTTTTGATTGGACGGTTCCATCGGCCGACTCGGCCAACTGCCTGATCCGGGTAACCGCCTACGATGCCGGTGGTGCGTGGCTGGCTAACGATGTATCGGATAACCCGTTCACCATTGCGCCGGGAACACCCCCCTCCGTGCTGGCGGTTGTCTCACCGAACGGCAACGAAGCCCTTACTTCAGGGGCCACACATCTTATCCAATGGTCCGCCCCGGCAGGTGCCGCAAGTTACCTTTTGCGCTACTCGGTCAACGGAGGAGCGAACTGGCTCCCCATCGTCAGCACAACGGGAACCAGTTACCTTTGGACCGTGCCTGCCGCGAATTCGTCGAACTGCCTGCTAAGGATCACCGCCTATGATGCTGGGGGTTCCTGGCTTGCCAACGATGTTTCCAATGCTCCTTTTGGCATCACACCATAA